CTTCTCACGCATCTTGTTGAGTCTCTCCAAAGAGTAATCAACAGCTATTATCTCACCAGTATTTTCCATTAAATGAGCAACGTGGAACGTTTTACTTCCAGGAGCCGCTGCCAAATCAAGAATTCTCTCGCCTTTTTCTGGGCTTAAAACATGAGCAACATAAGCTGAGGCTAAGTCTTGAATGACAAAGTAACCCTGCTTGTACCATTCAAGCCTCGTAATTGGGGTCTCGTATTCTAAAATCTTGAGCACGTCATCAACTGGAGTTCTGGCAACCCTAACGTTATGCTCCTCCAAATAATCAGCTAAGCTGTCAATATCAGTCTTAAGAGGATTCACCCTTACATAGTAGCGCTGAGCCCTATTGTTGCTCAGCATAAGTCTCACTGCATTCTCATAACCGAGCAGCTCGATTGCATATTCAACGTACCATCTTGGATGAGAGAACTTAACGCTTAGATACTCAATTCTGTCCTTCTCTTTCAGCTTTTTCAAAGCTTTTTCGAGATTAAAATTCTCCACTTCTCTAAGCAAAGCATTCACAAACTTAGCCTTTGACAAATCATACTTCTCCTTAACAACCCTAACAACGGAATCAGTGGCAATTGCTGGGCTTACTCCTTTAAATTTCATTTCAAAAACTCCAATTCTAATTAAATTAGCCAAATAAAGATCCAAATCCTCAATTTTTGAGCCTTTGAGAACAGAGTTCACTATGAAGTCAATTTTCTTTCTCCATTTTTCAATTTCAAATACATAAGCATGAGCTAATCCACGAGCTTTCTCTCTGTCTCTCCCACTAACTCGCTTAAAAACCCTCTCAAGGGCATTTTTTGAAGAGAGCTCACGCTCATCAATTAATGTTAGTATGTCAGCTATGAGCTCGTGAAGCGTTATGCGATAAAACAGCTCCATGCTCTTAGCTTCGATGGAGAGTTTAAAAATTTGGTGGAAAATTTTATCTAAAATGGGCATATATTTTTAAAAGGGTGGAATTATGATCCTTGACACTGACTACATCACGAAAGATGGAAAGCCAATAATCAGGATTTTCAAGAAAGAAAATGGTGAGTTCAAGATAGAGCTTGATAGGAACTTCCAGCCTTACATTTACGCTCTTCTTGAAAATGATGAGGCAATTGGAGAGGTTAAAAAGATAACAGCAAAGAGAGGAAATAAAACTGTCAGAATTTTGAAAGCTGAAAAAGTTCAGAAAAAGTTCTTGGGGAGACCAATAGAAGTGTGGAAGCTGATTTTTGAACATCCACAAGATGTTCCAGCAATCAGAGACAAGATAAGGGAGCACCCAAAAGTAATTGACATTTTTGAGTATGACATTCCTTTTGCAAAGCGCTATCTCATTGATAAGGGCTTAATCCCGATGGAAGGAGAGGAAGAGCTCAAGCTTCTTGCCTTTGATATAGAGACATTCTACCATGAAGGAGACCAGTTTGGAGAAGGCGAGATAATAATGATAAGCTATGCTGATGAGAACGAGGCAAAAGTAATAACGTGGAAAAAGATTGACCTGCCATATGTTGAGGTCGTTTCCAGCGAGAGGGAGATGATAAAGCGCTTCATTCAAATTGTCAGAGAGAAAGACCCCGATGTTCTCATAACATACAACGGAGATAATTTTGACTTACCATACCTTCTCAAAAGAGCCCAGAAATTAGGATTACGGCTTTTTATTTCAAGGGATAAGGAGCATCCAGAGCCAAAAATACAAAGAATGGGTGACAGATTCGCTGTTGAGATAAAAGGAAGGATTCATTTTGATCTATTCCCCGTTGTAAGGAGAGCAATAAACCTGCCAACATACACCCTTGAGGCAGTGTATGAGGCAGTTTTAGGTAAGAAGAAGAGCAAACTTGAGGCTGCAGAGATAACTGCAATCTGGGAAAGCGAGGAAGGAATGAAAGAGCTTGCAAAATACTCAATGGAAGACGCCAAAGCAACTTATGAACTGGGTAAAGAGTTCTTCCCTATGGAAGCAGAGTTAGCAAGGTTAATAGGGCAAAGTGTCTGGGATGTTTCTCGCTCATCAACTGGAAACTTGGTTGAGTGGTTTTTACTCAGGATTGCTTATCAGAGAAACGAACTCGCTCCAAATAAGCCGAGCGATGAAGAATACCAGAGAAGATTAAAGACAACATATATTGGTGGCTACGTTAAAGAGCCGGAAAGAGGATTATGGGGAAACATCGTGTATTTGGATTTCAAAGCTCTATACCCCTCAATCATAGTTACGCACAACGTTTCACCCGATACTCTCGAAAAGGAAGGCTGTAAAAACTACGATGTTGCCCCAATTGTTGGTTATCGCTTTTGTAAAGACTTCAAGGGCTTCATACCATCTATACTTGAAGAACTCATCGAAACAAGAACAAAGATAAAGAAGGAAATGAAGGCTACAATTGACCCAGTGAAAAAGAAGATGCTCGATTACAGACAGAAGGCAATTAAGCTTTTAGCAAACAGCATACTTCCAGATGAATGGGTATTTGTACTTGAAAACAATCACCCAAGATTCCTCGGAATTGGAGAGCTTGTCGATAAGATGATAGACGCCAATCCTGAAAAAGTAAAAATAGTTGACGGAAGTGAAGTTCTTGAAGTCTCAGACCTCTGGACGATCTCATTTGATAAAAGTTCCAAAAAAGCCCACCTCTCAAAGATTAAAGCGGTAATAAGACACAGATACAGAGGGAAGGCATATAGGATAAAGCTCAGCTCAGGAAGGAGTATTAAGATAACCCAAGGACACAGCCTGTTCACAGTTAAAGGAAGTGAAATCAAGGAGATAACGGGAGATGAACTTAAAGAAGGAGACGTAATCATTGTTCCCAAGAGGTTCAAGCTCGATGGGAGAGAGATGTTCATAATTCTGCCCCGTCTCTTTGCTTTACTCCCACCCGAAGAGACAGAAGACATAATCCTAACAATTTCCACTAGGGGCAAAAAGAACTTCTTCAGAGGAATGCTCAGAGCCTTGAAGTGGATTTTTGGTGAAGAAGAAAAAAGGATTAGAACGTTCAATCGCTATCTGTCCCATCTTGAAGAACTCGGCTTCGTAAGAGTTAAGCCAAGAGGATTTGAGGTAATTGACTGGGAGAAGTTAAAGAATTACAAAAAGCTCTATGAAATACTGAGTCAAAATGTCAAATACAATGGCAATAAAGGAGAGTACTTCATAAAGTTCAACGATTTGAGGGATGTCATTGAAGCGTTTCCGCCCGAAGAGCTTGCTGAATGGAAGATTGGAACTTTAAACGGCTTCCGCATGAATAGTATAGTCAAGCTTGACAAGGACTTTGCCAGATTTTTGGGATACTACGTGAGCGAAGGCTCAGCAAGGAAGCAGAGAAATCAGACAGGTGGATCCAGCTATACTGTGAGACTCTACAACGAAAATGAAGAAATCCTGAAGGACATGGAACATGTCTCCAAAGTTCTCTTTAGTGAAGTTAAGAAGACCGAGAAATACGTGGAGATTTCAAAGAAAGTGGCATATCTAATCGTCAAAGCTATGTGTGGAATTGGTGCAGAAAATAAAAGAATACCAGAGCCAATCTTCCTTGCACCCGAAGAGATAAGATGGGAGTTTTTGAATGCATATTTCCTCGGCGATGGAGATGTTCATCCAAGCAAAAGACTAAGGCTGTCCACAAAGAGCGAGCTCTTAGCAAATCAGCTTGTGTTTCTGCTCAACAGTCTTGGAATCTCATCAATAAAGCTTGGTTTTGACAGCGGAGTTTACAGAATTTACATCAATGAAGACTTGCCATTCCTGAGAACTGGGAGACAGAAAAACAATTATTACTCAAACCTGATTCCAAAAGAAGTTTTAGAAATAGTGTTTGGAAAGAGGTTCCAGAAGAACATGAGCTTTGCAAAATTCAAAGAGCTCGTTGAAAAAGGAGAGCTTGATTGGGAGAAAGCAAGGCTTATAGAGTGGCTCGTTGAGGGTGATTTAGTGTTAGATAGGGTAGAGAAGGTTGAAGAGTTCAGGTATGATGGATACGTTTATGACCTAAGTGTTGAAAACGATGAAAACTTTTTAGCAGGTTTTGGCTGGCTCTATGCTCACAACAGCTTCTACGGCTATATGGGCTATCCAAAGGCAAGATGGTACTCAAAAGAATGCGCTGAGAGCGTAACAGCATGGGGAAGAACATACATAGAAATGACGATTAAAGAAATAGAGGAAAAATTCGGATTTAAAGTTCTATATGCAGACACAGATGGTCTATATGCCACAATACCCGGCACCAATGCCGAAACTATCAAGAAGAAGGCCAAAGAATTCTTAAAATACATCAACTCTAAACTCCCTGGATTGCTGGAGCTTGAGTATGAAGGATTTTACGTGAGAGGGTTCTTCGTTACAAAGAAGAGGTATGCACTGATAGACGAAGAGGGTAAGATAATCACAAGGGGACTTGAGGTTGTGAGAAGAGACTGGAGCGAGATAGCAAAGGAAACTCAAGCAAAAGTCTTGGAGGCAATTCTGAAAGACGGTAGCATCGAAAAAGCCGTTGAAATAGTCAAGAAAGTAGTCGAGGACTTGGCAAACTACAAAGTTCCACTTGAAAAGCTCGTGATTCACGAACAGATAACAAAAAGTTTAGATGAGTATAAAGCCACTGGACCTCATGTGGCAGTTGCAAAGAGGCTCAAAGCTAAGGGCATTAAAGTGAGACCGGGAATGATAATCAGCTATATAATCCTCAAGGGGGACAAGAAAATCAGCGAAAGGGCAATTCTGTTGAGTGAATATGACCCAAAGAAGCACAAGTACGACCCAGATTATTACATCGAGCACCAAGTTCTGCCAGCAGTTTTGAGGATTTTGGAAGCTTTCGGATATAGGAAGGAGGATTTAAGATATCAGAAGACCAAGCAACTTGGATTAGGAGCTTGGTTGAATATGAGAAAGTGAGGGCAGGGAGAAAGAAATATTCTTTCTACTCTTTTTTACATAAGTTCTCTAACTAGATCTTGATTTTCTCCAAAACCTCCCCTAACTCTCCAGCATTCCTCACCACAAAGCCACTCTCTGCTATCCTTTCGACCTTCTCAGCATCTGGATTAATCCAGACTGCCCACAACCCAGCATTTAAAGCCCCTTCAAAGTCCTCCGCATAGGTGTCGCCTATGTGAAGTGCTTCTTCCGGCTTAACTCCAAAATACTCTAACGGCTTCAGAAAAACTTCTCTCATAGGCTTGTACGCTTTGAGCTCGTCAGAATAAAACTGCTTATCAATAAAGTCCGCCAATCCAAACCTCTCAAGAATTAAACGCGTATAGGCGGAAGGCCAGAACATGACATTGCCCGTTGTGATTATGATTAAACCTCTCTCTTTTGCTGCTTTCAAGCCTTCAACTGCTCTTTTAATGACAATCCTCTCATCAACTCTGAGCGTTGCTTTAGCAGCCGCCCTCTTGATGATTTCAACATCACAGCCAAGCTTTTTCGCAAGGATTTCCTGGCTTTCCTCAAGGGCTTTCTCTGGGTTGCCTCTTTTGCTCTTCCTCAGCTCCTTGATTTTCCCTCTTGCTTCCATGATTTTTTCAAAAACCTCTTTATACTCTTTCTTTGTCAGCTCAGCCAAGGCTTTTGTCAGTTCCTCCAGCATAACGTTGATATCCAAGAGGGTGTTCCAGACATCAAAACTCACAAGCTTCATTCAATCACCTCCGCCAGCTTATCCAAAAGTCCAGCACTACGGAGGATTTCTTCAAGGTTATCCTTCCTCGAACGCATCACAAACATTTCATAGAATCCCTCAAGGTTTCCCCAGAAGCCATAGGAAGCCAAGGCTAAATAAATTACCTCTTTGGGCTTCAGCTTTCTCTTTAAATCAATGCGCAGAATG
This DNA window, taken from Thermococcus sp. M39, encodes the following:
- a CDS encoding RsmB/NOP family class I SAM-dependent RNA methyltransferase, producing MELFYRITLHELIADILTLIDERELSSKNALERVFKRVSGRDREKARGLAHAYVFEIEKWRKKIDFIVNSVLKGSKIEDLDLYLANLIRIGVFEMKFKGVSPAIATDSVVRVVKEKYDLSKAKFVNALLREVENFNLEKALKKLKEKDRIEYLSVKFSHPRWYVEYAIELLGYENAVRLMLSNNRAQRYYVRVNPLKTDIDSLADYLEEHNVRVARTPVDDVLKILEYETPITRLEWYKQGYFVIQDLASAYVAHVLSPEKGERILDLAAAPGSKTFHVAHLMENTGEIIAVDYSLERLNKMREKMKILGVKNVKLVHADGMKFKDKEEFDRIILDAPCSSSGTYRQFPEVKWRFDEKKIKKVIQVQKAMLRNAYRNLRVGGEMTYSTCSIRIDENEENVKYAINKVGFELVNYPFSWGERGFLDIGDKVFRAWTHLHDCNSFFIAKLRKE
- a CDS encoding DNA polymerase domain-containing protein; translated protein: MILDTDYITKDGKPIIRIFKKENGEFKIELDRNFQPYIYALLENDEAIGEVKKITAKRGNKTVRILKAEKVQKKFLGRPIEVWKLIFEHPQDVPAIRDKIREHPKVIDIFEYDIPFAKRYLIDKGLIPMEGEEELKLLAFDIETFYHEGDQFGEGEIIMISYADENEAKVITWKKIDLPYVEVVSSEREMIKRFIQIVREKDPDVLITYNGDNFDLPYLLKRAQKLGLRLFISRDKEHPEPKIQRMGDRFAVEIKGRIHFDLFPVVRRAINLPTYTLEAVYEAVLGKKKSKLEAAEITAIWESEEGMKELAKYSMEDAKATYELGKEFFPMEAELARLIGQSVWDVSRSSTGNLVEWFLLRIAYQRNELAPNKPSDEEYQRRLKTTYIGGYVKEPERGLWGNIVYLDFKALYPSIIVTHNVSPDTLEKEGCKNYDVAPIVGYRFCKDFKGFIPSILEELIETRTKIKKEMKATIDPVKKKMLDYRQKAIKLLANSILPDEWVFVLENNHPRFLGIGELVDKMIDANPEKVKIVDGSEVLEVSDLWTISFDKSSKKAHLSKIKAVIRHRYRGKAYRIKLSSGRSIKITQGHSLFTVKGSEIKEITGDELKEGDVIIVPKRFKLDGREMFIILPRLFALLPPEETEDIILTISTRGKKNFFRGMLRALKWIFGEEEKRIRTFNRYLSHLEELGFVRVKPRGFEVIDWEKLKNYKKLYEILSQNVKYNGNKGEYFIKFNDLRDVIEAFPPEELAEWKIGTLNGFRMNSIVKLDKDFARFLGYYVSEGSARKQRNQTGGSSYTVRLYNENEEILKDMEHVSKVLFSEVKKTEKYVEISKKVAYLIVKAMCGIGAENKRIPEPIFLAPEEIRWEFLNAYFLGDGDVHPSKRLRLSTKSELLANQLVFLLNSLGISSIKLGFDSGVYRIYINEDLPFLRTGRQKNNYYSNLIPKEVLEIVFGKRFQKNMSFAKFKELVEKGELDWEKARLIEWLVEGDLVLDRVEKVEEFRYDGYVYDLSVENDENFLAGFGWLYAHNSFYGYMGYPKARWYSKECAESVTAWGRTYIEMTIKEIEEKFGFKVLYADTDGLYATIPGTNAETIKKKAKEFLKYINSKLPGLLELEYEGFYVRGFFVTKKRYALIDEEGKIITRGLEVVRRDWSEIAKETQAKVLEAILKDGSIEKAVEIVKKVVEDLANYKVPLEKLVIHEQITKSLDEYKATGPHVAVAKRLKAKGIKVRPGMIISYIILKGDKKISERAILLSEYDPKKHKYDPDYYIEHQVLPAVLRILEAFGYRKEDLRYQKTKQLGLGAWLNMRK
- a CDS encoding HAD family hydrolase, which codes for MKLVSFDVWNTLLDINVMLEELTKALAELTKKEYKEVFEKIMEARGKIKELRKSKRGNPEKALEESQEILAKKLGCDVEIIKRAAAKATLRVDERIVIKRAVEGLKAAKERGLIIITTGNVMFWPSAYTRLILERFGLADFIDKQFYSDELKAYKPMREVFLKPLEYFGVKPEEALHIGDTYAEDFEGALNAGLWAVWINPDAEKVERIAESGFVVRNAGELGEVLEKIKI